A region of Etheostoma cragini isolate CJK2018 chromosome 24, CSU_Ecrag_1.0, whole genome shotgun sequence DNA encodes the following proteins:
- the LOC117939675 gene encoding ras-related protein ralB-B-like, with the protein MASGKNKNQTSLALHKVIMVGSGGVGKSALTLQFMYDEFVEDYEPTKADSYRKKVVLDGEDVQIDILDTAGQEDYAAIRDNYFRSGEGFLLLFSITEHESFTATSEFRSVDPCNKSEIDLDRARESSSSAVPCHDPADTRPATPSPKATTQPTGMRTAP; encoded by the exons ATGGCCTCCGGCAAGAACAAGAACCAGACCTCTCTGGCTCTCCATAAGGTGATCATGGTGGGCAGCGGTGGAGTCGGGAAGTCCGCCCTCACCCTACAGTTCATGTACGACGAG TTTGTGGAGGACTACGAGCCCACCAAGGCCGACAGCTACAGGAAGAAGGTGGTGCTGGACGGCGAGGACGTCCAGATTGACATCCTGGACACGGCGGGTCAGGAGGACTACGCCGCCATCAGGGACAACTACTTCCGCAGCGGAGAGGGCTTCCTGCTGCTGTTCTCCATCACCGAGCACGAGTCCTTCACGGCCACGTCGGAGTTCAGGTCTGTGGACCCCTGCAACAAATCAGAGATAGACCTAGA CCGTGCCAGAGAAAGTAGTTCCTCCGCCGTGCCGTGCCACGACCCCGCCGACACCCGCCCGGCAACGCCGTCGCCAAAGGCAACCACGCAGCCAACTGGCATGCGCACAGCGCCGAG